The sequence below is a genomic window from Rhodococcus sp. 4CII.
TCGACGGGGGTGATTTCCTCGGCGAAGGCGGCTTTCGCGGCGTCGGTGGCGGCGCGGTGTTGCGATTGCAGGGCGAACTCGTCCTGTTCTTGGCGGCTGACGTTGTATTTGCGGGCGACGTTCTCGGCGGTGACGCCCATGTGGATTCCGTGGAAGGGGTCGGTGAGCATTCCGACGGTGCCGTCGACGAGTGCGCGGTCTCCGAGTTTGTAGCCGGCTCGGGCATTGAAGTCGTAGAACGGCATCCGGGACATGCTGTCGTCGCCGCCGGCCAGCGCGATGTCCAGTCCGCCCCAGCGGATCTGCATGGCTGCGGACCATACGGCTTGCAGGCCGGAGCCGCAGAGGCGGTTGACGGTGTACGCGGGGGTGGATTTCGGGAGTCCGGCGGCGAGGGCGACCCGTCGGGCGTTGTAGGCGTCGGGGCCGACCTGGCCGATGCAGCCCATCACGACCTCGCCGATGGCGTCGGGAGTGACACCGGCGCGGTCGAGGGCCGCCGTCGCGGCGGTCGCACCGAGTTCGTGGGCGGGTACGTCCTTGAGGACGCCGCCGAAGCTGCCGACGGGTGTGCGGGCGCCGTCGACGATCAGGATGCGGTCAGGGGAGGTCATGAAGATCCGATCTGTAGTGGATTGTGCGGCGGGGTAATTGAGTGTGTGCGCTGACCTGTGCGCGGTCGCGGTCGGCGTTATGTGCGAGACGACGACCGGCCGTCAGGTGTGGTTGTTCGCCAGTTGCAACACCTGTGAGCGTTCGGCGGGTGCGAGCAGGCAGGACGGGCAGTGGGTCGAGAGAATGCGCAGGAGGTCGCGGTAGAAGCGGGTCGGATCGACTCCGAACTCGACGAAGATCTCGCCGTCGGGTGGCTCCCCGAATGGTGCCCACGTTCGTGCGAACTCGAGCACGCGCCGCTCCTGCGGCGTCAGGGGATCGGGGACCGCCGTGGCAGTGCTCAGCGCTCGCCGTGTCATCGCTGTGCCCACGAGTCATCGGCAGACAGATATCCGACGCTGAACAGGGGAAACATTCGAACTTTCTCCGCCGGACGGGAGAGGCCGGTCATCGAGACCCGGACCGATTCGGGCAGGCACAGTCGGAGGGTGACCGCGGCGGCGGCGACGAGGGCGTCGAGCATCAGTGTGGGCATGGGTCGGTCCTGGTTCGAAAAGGGGTGTCAGGTGAATTGCGGGGTGCGTCGGGTGAGGAACGCGTCTATTCCCTCGTGCGCGGCGGGTTCGTCGACCAGAGTGGTGATCGCCGCGGCCTCTTGGTGGAGCTGGGTGGTGAAGTCGTGGGCGGCGGACGTTCGGAGTAGGTGTTTCGAGGTGGCGAAGGCCCGGGTGGGTCCTGCCGCCAACTGCTCGATGACGGATTCGGCCTCCTGCGGCAGGGTGTCCGGGGCCACGGCCCGGCTGATCAGCCCCCAGCTCTGTGCTTCGGCGGCGGTGAGGACGCGGTTGGTCAGGGTCAGATCGAGGGCACGAGCGAGCCCGAGATCGCGGGTCAGGCGCCAGGTGCTGCCGAAGTCGGGGCTCAGTCCCGCTGCGGTGTAGGCCATCTTGAACTTCGCGGTGTCGGCGGCGATGACGATGTCGCCGGTGAGCACGATGCCGATGCCCCCACCTGCGGCGGTTCCCTGGACGATCGTGACCACCGGTACCGGCGCCGTCGTCAGCAACTCGATCGCGCGGTGCGCCGTGGAGGTCACCTGGTCCATCAGGGCACTGCGGTCCTCGGCGGTGGCGAAGCTCTGCAGGTCGCCTCCGACGCAGAACATCGGTCCCTCGGCATCGAGGACCGCCACTCGCAGACCGGTTGTACATGCGTCGTGGACTCGTTCGGCGGCTTCGAGGAAGTCTTCGGCCATCGGGAGGTCGAAGGCATTGCCGTGCTGGGGGCGGTGAAGGGTGATGCGGGCGATCGCACCGTCGGATGCGAAGGCGATGCGCTCGTGGGTGAGATGTGCCATCAGTGCGTGTCCTCCGAGGTCCGGTTTCGCCTGGCGGCGAGGTCGATGTACCACTGCAGGGCGGTGGCGTCGTCGACGGCTTGGGGGTCGATGACGGCGTCGACGGGTGCGCCTTGGAACAGTCGTTTGATGGGGATTTCCAGCTTCTTGCCGGTGCGGGTGTGCGGAATCGCGGGCGCGGCGAGGATCTCGTCGGGCACGTGCCGGGGTGAGGCGTCGCGGCGGATGGTGTCGCAGATCGTGCGGGTCAGGTCGTCGTCGAGGACGGTGTCGTCGGCGAGTGTGACGAACAGCGGCATCCAGTAGGTCCCGTCGGGGTATTCGACTCCGATGACGAGTGATTCCCGGACCGCGGGGAGTTTCTCGGCGGCCTGATAGATGTCGGCACTGCCCATCCGGACGCCGTTGCGGTTGAGGGTGGAGTCGGAGCGTCCGTGGACCACGACGCTGCCGTGGTCGCTGATGGTGATCCAGTCGCCGTGCCGCCACACGCCGGGGTAGGTGTCGAAATACGCGTCGCGGTACCGCTTGCCGTCGGGATCGTTCCAGAAGTGCACCGGCATCGAGGGCATCGGTTTGGTCAGGACCATCTCACCGACGTCGCCGACGAGGGCGTTGCCGTCCTCGTCCCAGGCTTCCAGTGCCGCGCCCAGCGAGACGACGGGGATTTCCCCGGCCTGGACGGGCACGGTGGGGACGGCGGTGGCGAAGGCGCTGACGACGTCGGTGCCGCCGGTCATCGACGCGACCTGGACGTTGGATCCGACGTGTTCGGCGACCCAGTGGTAGGAGGCCGGGGGGAGCACGGAGCCGGTGACGCCGAGCGTTTCGAGCGTGGAGAGGTCGTGCTCGGCGGTGGGGGAGTGCTGTCCTTTTTCGCAGGCCTGCAGGTAGGCGGGGCTGGTGCCGAGGTGGGTGACGCGGTTGCGGTCGGCGAGCGCCCATAGGGTGTCGGTGGTGGGGAAGCCGGGGCTGCCGTCGTAGCAGACGATGGTGGCGCCCACCAGCAGGCCGGCGACCTGGAAGTTCCACATCATCCAGCTCGGCGAGGTGTACCAGAAGTAGGTATCGCCGGGGGAGATGTCGAGGTGCAAGGACATGGACTTGAGGTGTTCGAGCACCACGCCGCCGTGTCCGTGGACGATTCCCTTGGGGCGTCCGCTGGTGCCGGAGGAGAACAGCACCCACAGCGGATGGTCGAAGGCGACGGGGGTGGTCTCGAGTGCGGTGTCACCGGTGGTGGCCTCGGCCCAGGTGGTGATCGGTGCGAGTCCGGCGGTATCGAGTCCGATTCGAGGGATGACGATGGTGGCGTCGAGGGAGGGAATGTGGGATCGGAGGTAGTCGATGGCCTCACGCCGATCGTGGGCCCTGCCGCCGTAGTGGTAGCCGTCGGCGGCGATCAGGGCTTTCGGTTCGAGCTGACCGAGGCGGTCCACAGCGGCCGGGGCGGAGTAGTCCTGTCCGCAGGAGGCCCAGATCGCGCCGAGGCTGGCGGTGGCGAGGAACGCCACGACGGCTTCGGCGATGTTGGGTAGGTATCCGACGACGCGATCACCGTGTCCTACTCCGGACCGGCGCAGGGTGTCGGCGACGGCACCGACCTGCCGCTCGAGTTCCGCCCAGGACAGGGTGCGGCGACCGGCGCCGCCGGGTTCGCTTTCGTCGATGACGGCGACGGCATCACGGTGGCGGTGCGCGAAGGCCTGATCGACGTAGTTGAGGGTGGCTCCGGGGAACCACTGGGCGCCGGGCATGGTCTCGTCGACGAGCACCTGGTCGTAGGGGGAGTCGGCAGCGATGTCGAAGTACGCCCACAATGCGCCCCAGAACTGTGAGATGTCGGTCGCCGACCACCGCTGGAGTGCGGTGTAGTCGTCGAAGTCCAGACCCCGATTGGCCTTGAGCCAGCGGCGGAAGACCTCCACGTTGGCGTTCTCGGTGCGCTCACGGGTGGGGTACCAGGTCTGCGGCGACCCGTCGATACTCCCGCAGGCGCGGCGACCGACGGATACGGCCTGCCGTGCGGCGCTGCCGAGCAGGGTGGCGTCGTTGCTCAGCATGGTGAAGTCGTAGCCGGCGTCGACGGTGGCGCGCACCGCCTCCTCGGTGGCTGCCCCGGCGTTGCCGACCGGCACTCCCGCGGCCCGTACCGCGGCGATGGCCTTGGCGATCAATTCGACGATCGGGGCATCGGTTTCGGTGTGCCCTTCGCTGACGGCGAGGTCGGCTGCACCGATGAGGACGGCGTCGACACCGTCGACGGCGGCGATGTCACCCGCGACGAGTGCTGCTGCCGCGCTTTCGATCTGGGCGATGCACAGGACTTCCTCGTTACCGAACCGGAGGTATTCGTTCCGGTCGAGGGCGCCCCACTGCCCGGCGCGGCTGGTGTTCCCGACTCCGCGGGTTCCCTGTGGTGGGAACCGCATGGCTCGGACGGCGCTGCGGGCCTCGTCGGCGGAGTCGATGTGCGGGAACATCAGTCCGTCCGCGCCGCTGTCGAGCACCCGTTGGATGAGTCCGGTGTCGGTGGCGGGTATCCGGACGATCGGGGACAGGCCGGAGGTTTTGGCGATCCCGATGAGCGCGTACACCGTTCCGAGGTCGAGGGGGCTGTGTTCGAGATCGATCACCACGAAGTCGAATCCGGCGCCGGCGACGAGTTCGACGCTTTCGAGGGCGGGAAGCTTGATCCAGGTGCCGAGCGGAAGATGGTTGTCTCGTTCGAGGCCTGCACGGAAACCGCTGGTGGTGTGGGTCGTGATCATCGGGTCGGGTAGTCCTTTGCGTTGAGAACCCAACCGGCATCGGAGAAGTCCTGGCGAGGTGGGGAGAAGATGTCGATCAGCTGTTGGGCGGGGCCCACCCCTTGGCTGGTGTGCACGGTGGGCGGGGGAATGATCGCGACCGAGGGGGAACCGACCGGGGTGTGTTCGTCGGGTTTCCACTCGGTCGAGTCCGGTCCCCACGGGTAGCGGATGTGGTGGACGTAGTCACCGGTGACGGCGAGCGAGATCTGCTCGAAGTCGTCGTGGTGGTGGGGCGAGAGCTTGGCCGGTGGCCGGGGCGCGGATTCCTCGGCGAGGAAGTTCACCATGATGTTGGTGGTGCGGAAGATCCGCCCGAACCTGCCCTCGGCGATGGGCGTCTGGGCGAGCGGGTAGACCCGCAGCCGGAAGCCGTCGACGGGGTCGGGCCACGGCTGCCAGTCGGCGACCTGCGGGTCCCGTTCGGTGTAGGCGGCGGCGTTCTTCGCGGTGGCCGCGACGTCGTTCTGCGTGGTGATCAACCGGATGACCGGCCCGTCGGTCAGCGCTTCGATGGTGCTCGGACCGGGCGGAATCACCACCAGGGCGTCTTCGGTGACCTCGGCGCTGTCGTGGGCGGCGGCGACCCGGATCGGCGCGCTGCCGGAGTAGAGCACGGCGACGTACTCGTCGTCCTGCTCGCGCGAAAATGTGTCGCCGGCGACGGCGTCGGTGAACAGAACGGCCAGGTTCTGACTGCGAAAGACCCAGGTCTTGGAGCCTTTCGTGGTGATCTCGTCCGGTTCGGAATCCCGAAACTCGAGGTACTGCGCCGCTCGGATACCGGTAGCCGGCGGGCCCTGCGATTGCGGCTTGCCGCCCGCGAGCTTCGACCGCACGTCATCTGCCGCGTACATCTCTTACCTCCATTGTCGGTGCCGCGAAACCACGGAGGGCTCGCTGCGATCCGAGTTCGGATCGCTCCTTTACAGCCCTACCAAAGTGTGTATACGATTCGTGTGTTGAGTATAGGTGATCGTGCTCACAACGTGTCAACGAACTTCCGAGGAGTAACAAATGGCAATCAACCGGATCGACCACGCGGCCGTGCGGGTCAAGGACCTGGGTCAGGCGCTGGAGTGGTACGAGGGTGTCCTCGGGCTGACCGTGTTGGACCGCAACGCCGATCGCGCGTTGCTGGCGTGTTCGGGTACCGACGCCGATCTCACGCTCATCGACGGCGGGCAGAGCATCGACAGCTTCGCGTTCGGCGTCGACCACGCCGACGACCTGGACGAAATCATTTCGCGGCTGGACAAGAACGGGGTGGCGCACAAGCGGTACAAGGAAGCCGACCGCCCCGGCCACAGCGACATCCTCGGCTTCGATCTGCCCAGCGGCCACCGGATGGAATTCGTGGTCGGTGACGGCGACCGGCGGGCCGGGGTGACGAACTTCCAGTCGGACGGCTCGTTCATTCCTACCGACATCGACCACATCAACCTTCTCGGAGAAGGGGATCCGCAGGAGTTCTCCGAGTTCATGAAGATGGTCCTGGGCTTCAAGCAGTCCCTCGCACTGACCATCGCCGGCAAGTGGGCGGCGTCCTGGCTGCGCGCCTCCAAGCTCGACCACGACCTCGCCTACATGCAGGCGCAGCGCCCGGGGGACCGGCTGCACCACGTCGCGTTCGCCGTCCAGGACGGCAACCACTACTTCCGGCTCAGCGACCGGCTCACCGAAACGGGCAACCGGTGGGAGTTCGGGCCGGGCCGGCACATGGGCGGCATCCCGCAGGACACCCAGGGCTTCGGCACCAACAACTTCGCCTACGCCTTCGACCCGACCGGAAACCGCAACGAATTCAGCTGCGGCATGAACGAATTCGAGGACGACGACCCGGGCTACATCGGCGAGACCAGCCCCGAGAAGTTCCCCGAGATCATGAACGGGTGGGCGTACAACATGCCCGAGTCGTTCATGACGATCGGTTCCTGACCCCGTCCCCTCACCTTCCCTCAGGAGAAGTGCATGTCTTCGGACCCTCCGCACGACCCGGCGGCCGCCGAGTCGAATCGTCATACCGTGATCGCGCAGGCGGTGTACCGCAGTTGGTGGAACGTCGACCGGGCCGCCGGGATCGGTAGCGAGCTGCTGTACACCGAAGACGGGGCGTGTGTGATGCCGGCGGTGACGATGACCGGCCGGGACGAGATCGTACGCGGGTACGCGGCACGCCAGGCCCATGGGCCGCGCCTGTCGCGTCACCTCGTGTCCAATCTCGTCACCGACCACCACGACGACGCCCGGGTCACCGCCACGTACGCCCTGACCCTCTTCGCCCGGAACGGGATTGCGCCCCTGGAGCTGGGTTCGCCGTCGGCGATCTGCGACGTCGTCGACGACTTCGTCAGGACCGGCGGCAACTGGCTGATCCGCCGCCGCGTCCTGGAAGCGGTCTTCGTCGCGCAGGACAATGACTCGGTCCTTCTCGGCAGGAAGTGAATGAACGTGGCCTGTGACCACACGTGCACCCCACCCGTCGTCCTCGTACACGGGTGGGGCAGCACCTACGAACGCACCTGGGGTGGCTCCGACCTCGAACGAACCCTCGAGCAGGATGGCCGCCGGATCATTTCCGTGGACCTGCTCGGGCACGGGAGCGCCCGTGCCCCGCACGAGAGCGGCGAGTACGCGCACATGGCCGACGAACTCGCCGCGCACCTGCCGGCCGATACCGTCGTCGACGGGGTCGGGTTCTCGCTCGGCGGCAAACTCCTGCTCCAGCTCGCCGCCGAGCAGCCCCAGCGGTTCCGGCGACTGGTCATCGCCGGGGTCGGGGACAATCTGCTGCGCCCGGAAAACGGCGCCGCGGTGGCGCAGGCCCTGCACGCGGGAATCACCGACGACACCCCGGCCGCACTGCGCCCGGTGCTCGCCGAGGCGCTCGCATCCGGCAACGACCCCCGCGCCCTCGCGGCCGCCATCGAGCGCCCCCCGTCCCTGCTCACCGCAGACCAACTGCACGCAATCGGCGCCCAGGTCCTGCTGGTGGTCGGCGACCAGGACGTCATCGCCGGCGCGGCGGATCAGGTCAGCGCGGCGCTCCCGCACCTGACCGGCCTGGTCCTCGAAGGAGTCGATCACGTCTCGACACCCCACTCGCCGCGATTGCAGGCGCAGGCGGCGACGTTCCTGCACCACGGACGCGCCGCCCCGCCCGAGCTGCCCACCGCTGTGCGGGCGCACCCCGGATAGCGCACACCGCCGACAGGCCGGGCCACCATCAGGTGGCCCGGCCTCCGGCGTCGACGATCGACCTGCCGGGACAGCCCGGTAGGAACACGGCAGCACACGAAGGTTTCGTGTAATCCGGACCGATAGGATCCTGCTAATGGAAGACATTGATCGGGCCACGCATGACGGCTCCGGCTCCGGCCCGAGGTCCGTCGTGGACCAGGTCGCCGCGCATATTCTGAACATGATCCTCGCCAACGAGCTCAAACCTGGACAGCCGGTGGCCATCCAGGAACTCAGTGCGATCCTCGACGTCAGTAATGTCCCGATCCGCGAAGCCCTGCGCCGCCTCGAGGGCCGCGGACTGGTGCAGTTCCGGCGAGGCCGGCGACCGCAGATCGCCCCCATCAACACCGACGACTTCGACGACGTCTACCGGCTGCGCGGCCTGCTGGAAGGGCAGATCGCCGAACGGTCGGCGGAGCTCATGACACCCGAGCGGCTCACCCTGCTCGACGAGACCCTCGGCGAGCTCGAACGCATCATCACCCGGGGCAACGCCTTCGACGTCTACTCCGTGCACGCCAGATTCCACCTGCTGATGCTGCCCAGCGCCACCGACTGGGACCGCCGACTGCTCGACCAACTGTGGGTGGCATCCGAGCGCTACATCCAGCTGTACGTCGGGGCGCACCCGGACCCGGAGGTGGCGGACAGGATCATTGCCTCCCACCAGGTCCTGGTCGACGCAGCCCGCGGCGGCGATGCCAACACCGTCCGCGACGCCGTCGTCGAGCACGTCGTCTACAGCCACAAGATGATCGCCCCCATCGTTCAGGCGGCCAGCGGCCGCGCCCGCCCGGCCCCCGCAGAGGCCGCGCCCGGCGTCTGACCCCGCCCGGGAGTCAGACGCCGCAGCACTTCGTGGGCGCACGGGGGAGTTGAACATCGCCTGACTCGCTACGGTTGCACCGGCAGCGGGGTCCGTCCTGCCGTGACAGCCACGCCCTCGCGTGCCGGCCCGGACCCGTTGGTGCGGGTCTCCCGGTGCGAGCTGTTGTGCAGATTGGCCGCGGTCAACGTGTTGCGCAGCAACGTCGCGATGGTCATCGGGCCCACCCCACCGGGGACCGGGGTGATGTGCCCGGCGATACCGGCCACGGCATCGAAGTCGACGTCGCCGCACAGGCCGCCGTCGGTGCGGTGGATTCCGACGTCGATCACCGTCGCGCCCGGTTTGATGTGCTCGGCACCGATGAGTTTCGGGACCCCGGCCGCCGCGACGACGATGTCGGCGTCGCGCGTATGACTGGCCAGATCCCGTGTATGCCGGTGGCAGATGGTGACCGTCGCATCGCGGGCCAGCAGCAGCTGGGCCTGCGGACGCCCCACCAGATCGGAGCGTCCCACCACGACGGCGTGCGCTCCCTCGAGGTGGATGCCGGCGGAGTCGAGCAGCTGGATCACACCCGAGGGGGTGCACGGGCGCAGACCCGGCCTGTCCAGCGCCAGACGTCCGGCGTTGGTCTCGGTGAGTCCGTCGACGTCCTTGTCCGGATCGATCCGTTCGATCAGCGACGGGGCATCGAGATGTTTGGGCAGCGGTAGCTGCAGGAGGATGCCGTCGACTTCGGGATCGAGGTTGAGTTCGTCGATGACGTCCTCGACCTCTGCCTGCGACACCTGCGCGGGCAGGAGCCGGTGCCGATCCCGCATCCCGGCCTCCACACAGAGCTTGCGCTTGTTCGACACGTAGATCGCCGACGCCGGGTCCTCTCCGACGAGAATCGTCGCGAGCCCGGGGCGGCGGTCGAGGGCGGCGACCTCTTGGGCGACTCGGTGCCGCAACGTCTGGGCGACGGCCTTGCCGTCGATGATGGTGGCGCTCATCAGGCGAACACCACCGTGGTGTTGTCCTGACGCAGGACACGGTCCTCGCAGTGCCACAGCACGGCTCGGTGCAGCACCGAACGTTCGACGTCGGCGCCGCGTCGTTCGAGGGTCGCCACGTCGTCCCGGT
It includes:
- a CDS encoding enoyl-CoA hydratase/isomerase family protein; this translates as MAHLTHERIAFASDGAIARITLHRPQHGNAFDLPMAEDFLEAAERVHDACTTGLRVAVLDAEGPMFCVGGDLQSFATAEDRSALMDQVTSTAHRAIELLTTAPVPVVTIVQGTAAGGGIGIVLTGDIVIAADTAKFKMAYTAAGLSPDFGSTWRLTRDLGLARALDLTLTNRVLTAAEAQSWGLISRAVAPDTLPQEAESVIEQLAAGPTRAFATSKHLLRTSAAHDFTTQLHQEAAAITTLVDEPAAHEGIDAFLTRRTPQFT
- a CDS encoding VOC family protein, with translation MAINRIDHAAVRVKDLGQALEWYEGVLGLTVLDRNADRALLACSGTDADLTLIDGGQSIDSFAFGVDHADDLDEIISRLDKNGVAHKRYKEADRPGHSDILGFDLPSGHRMEFVVGDGDRRAGVTNFQSDGSFIPTDIDHINLLGEGDPQEFSEFMKMVLGFKQSLALTIAGKWAASWLRASKLDHDLAYMQAQRPGDRLHHVAFAVQDGNHYFRLSDRLTETGNRWEFGPGRHMGGIPQDTQGFGTNNFAYAFDPTGNRNEFSCGMNEFEDDDPGYIGETSPEKFPEIMNGWAYNMPESFMTIGS
- a CDS encoding nuclear transport factor 2 family protein — encoded protein: MSSDPPHDPAAAESNRHTVIAQAVYRSWWNVDRAAGIGSELLYTEDGACVMPAVTMTGRDEIVRGYAARQAHGPRLSRHLVSNLVTDHHDDARVTATYALTLFARNGIAPLELGSPSAICDVVDDFVRTGGNWLIRRRVLEAVFVAQDNDSVLLGRK
- a CDS encoding acetoacetate--CoA ligase; amino-acid sequence: MDGSPQTWYPTRERTENANVEVFRRWLKANRGLDFDDYTALQRWSATDISQFWGALWAYFDIAADSPYDQVLVDETMPGAQWFPGATLNYVDQAFAHRHRDAVAVIDESEPGGAGRRTLSWAELERQVGAVADTLRRSGVGHGDRVVGYLPNIAEAVVAFLATASLGAIWASCGQDYSAPAAVDRLGQLEPKALIAADGYHYGGRAHDRREAIDYLRSHIPSLDATIVIPRIGLDTAGLAPITTWAEATTGDTALETTPVAFDHPLWVLFSSGTSGRPKGIVHGHGGVVLEHLKSMSLHLDISPGDTYFWYTSPSWMMWNFQVAGLLVGATIVCYDGSPGFPTTDTLWALADRNRVTHLGTSPAYLQACEKGQHSPTAEHDLSTLETLGVTGSVLPPASYHWVAEHVGSNVQVASMTGGTDVVSAFATAVPTVPVQAGEIPVVSLGAALEAWDEDGNALVGDVGEMVLTKPMPSMPVHFWNDPDGKRYRDAYFDTYPGVWRHGDWITISDHGSVVVHGRSDSTLNRNGVRMGSADIYQAAEKLPAVRESLVIGVEYPDGTYWMPLFVTLADDTVLDDDLTRTICDTIRRDASPRHVPDEILAAPAIPHTRTGKKLEIPIKRLFQGAPVDAVIDPQAVDDATALQWYIDLAARRNRTSEDTH
- a CDS encoding GntR family transcriptional regulator; translated protein: MEDIDRATHDGSGSGPRSVVDQVAAHILNMILANELKPGQPVAIQELSAILDVSNVPIREALRRLEGRGLVQFRRGRRPQIAPINTDDFDDVYRLRGLLEGQIAERSAELMTPERLTLLDETLGELERIITRGNAFDVYSVHARFHLLMLPSATDWDRRLLDQLWVASERYIQLYVGAHPDPEVADRIIASHQVLVDAARGGDANTVRDAVVEHVVYSHKMIAPIVQAASGRARPAPAEAAPGV
- a CDS encoding thiolase family protein; the protein is MTSPDRILIVDGARTPVGSFGGVLKDVPAHELGATAATAALDRAGVTPDAIGEVVMGCIGQVGPDAYNARRVALAAGLPKSTPAYTVNRLCGSGLQAVWSAAMQIRWGGLDIALAGGDDSMSRMPFYDFNARAGYKLGDRALVDGTVGMLTDPFHGIHMGVTAENVARKYNVSRQEQDEFALQSQHRAATDAAKAAFAEEITPVEVGGRRPATITTDEHPKPETTLDTLGTLRAAFEKGGTVTAGNSSGINDGGAALVLARESTAHERGLTGLVTLEAVTTSALEPDVMGYAPVLALKKLFEQTGTTPSDIDTIELNEAFAAQAVAVIRDAKLDPDKTNPYGGAIALGHPVGATGAILTLRVAKDLVRRDLELGIVTMCIGGGQALAALLRRVH
- a CDS encoding DUF3263 domain-containing protein; translation: MTRRALSTATAVPDPLTPQERRVLEFARTWAPFGEPPDGEIFVEFGVDPTRFYRDLLRILSTHCPSCLLAPAERSQVLQLANNHT
- the folD gene encoding bifunctional methylenetetrahydrofolate dehydrogenase/methenyltetrahydrofolate cyclohydrolase FolD; this encodes MSATIIDGKAVAQTLRHRVAQEVAALDRRPGLATILVGEDPASAIYVSNKRKLCVEAGMRDRHRLLPAQVSQAEVEDVIDELNLDPEVDGILLQLPLPKHLDAPSLIERIDPDKDVDGLTETNAGRLALDRPGLRPCTPSGVIQLLDSAGIHLEGAHAVVVGRSDLVGRPQAQLLLARDATVTICHRHTRDLASHTRDADIVVAAAGVPKLIGAEHIKPGATVIDVGIHRTDGGLCGDVDFDAVAGIAGHITPVPGGVGPMTIATLLRNTLTAANLHNSSHRETRTNGSGPAREGVAVTAGRTPLPVQP
- a CDS encoding alpha/beta fold hydrolase, producing the protein MNVACDHTCTPPVVLVHGWGSTYERTWGGSDLERTLEQDGRRIISVDLLGHGSARAPHESGEYAHMADELAAHLPADTVVDGVGFSLGGKLLLQLAAEQPQRFRRLVIAGVGDNLLRPENGAAVAQALHAGITDDTPAALRPVLAEALASGNDPRALAAAIERPPSLLTADQLHAIGAQVLLVVGDQDVIAGAADQVSAALPHLTGLVLEGVDHVSTPHSPRLQAQAATFLHHGRAAPPELPTAVRAHPG